One stretch of Pyramidobacter piscolens W5455 DNA includes these proteins:
- a CDS encoding ABC transporter substrate-binding protein codes for MKKKLGIFILLAVVLNLFSVVPALAAEKTLKIGTYMTITTLWPWRTTSDGDGYIIRQIYHTLVEMDENSKFTPGLATSWECADDGVTWTVHLRDDVYWQRGNGLFGDEKVKVTAEDVKFSYDYYLDPANGSVRYDALSKTLKEIRVIDDHTVQFVTKDIDVLWEYSMYQNYVIPRRAIEKKWDLASYPVGSGAYKFQDYVTDTSLTLIRNEDFWREPALDKVVYKFITDKSVSSMALQNKEIDIALAILPTEIENIAGKDYLTVAPSAIGSLRWIGFNCKKKIFSDSEVRRALAMAVDMDGAIKAIFSNKAGAKLAVRGYGCIPYERPGGDLESNKAVTPRYNPKEAVKLLDKLGWKTGPGGVRSKDGQKMSFVLQVGNNDANREKLSVIVATQLKAIGVDCTARTAEWATHTSDIAKGTVEMYIMGGYSNLDGGKRLMETNTKRFSPNCGYSNEDVDKLIQEAFRTMNYDKRCALLRKADNIFSSECPHLGAYFEYSQVGYNKRVTDFGYATVYQALCSPVRNVGVAE; via the coding sequence ATGAAAAAGAAGTTGGGGATATTTATCTTGTTGGCAGTGGTTTTGAATTTATTTTCGGTTGTCCCGGCGCTGGCTGCTGAAAAAACGCTTAAAATCGGCACCTATATGACGATCACAACGTTGTGGCCGTGGAGGACGACGTCCGACGGCGACGGGTACATTATTCGCCAGATTTATCACACCCTTGTTGAAATGGATGAAAATTCCAAGTTTACTCCCGGACTGGCGACCAGCTGGGAATGCGCTGACGACGGAGTGACGTGGACCGTTCATCTTCGCGACGACGTATATTGGCAAAGGGGCAACGGTCTCTTCGGCGATGAAAAAGTCAAGGTGACGGCTGAAGACGTCAAATTTTCGTACGATTACTATCTTGATCCTGCAAATGGTTCCGTGCGCTATGACGCTTTAAGCAAAACGCTGAAAGAAATCAGAGTGATCGATGATCATACGGTTCAGTTTGTAACAAAAGATATAGACGTTTTGTGGGAATACTCTATGTATCAGAATTATGTTATCCCTCGGCGCGCGATTGAAAAGAAATGGGATCTTGCAAGCTACCCCGTTGGATCGGGAGCGTATAAGTTTCAGGACTATGTAACTGACACGTCATTGACGTTGATCAGGAACGAAGATTTCTGGCGCGAACCGGCTCTTGACAAAGTGGTCTATAAGTTCATTACTGATAAATCCGTATCGTCGATGGCGCTGCAAAATAAGGAGATTGACATCGCCCTTGCGATTTTGCCCACTGAAATCGAAAACATCGCCGGCAAGGATTATTTGACCGTAGCGCCTTCGGCGATCGGATCTCTGCGCTGGATCGGGTTCAATTGCAAGAAAAAGATCTTTTCCGATTCAGAAGTTCGCCGCGCATTGGCCATGGCCGTGGACATGGACGGCGCGATAAAAGCTATTTTTTCAAACAAAGCGGGCGCAAAGCTGGCTGTGCGGGGGTATGGATGCATTCCCTACGAACGGCCGGGCGGGGACCTTGAGTCTAACAAGGCCGTAACTCCCCGGTATAATCCGAAAGAAGCCGTAAAACTTCTTGATAAGTTGGGTTGGAAGACGGGGCCTGGCGGAGTGCGGAGCAAGGACGGACAGAAAATGAGTTTTGTTCTGCAAGTGGGGAACAACGACGCGAACCGGGAAAAACTGTCAGTTATCGTGGCCACTCAGCTGAAGGCTATCGGCGTAGATTGTACGGCCAGAACCGCAGAATGGGCCACGCATACCTCCGACATCGCGAAAGGCACTGTGGAAATGTATATCATGGGAGGTTACAGCAATCTGGACGGCGGTAAACGTTTGATGGAAACAAACACCAAACGCTTCAGTCCTAACTGCGGTTATTCTAATGAAGATGTTGATAAGCTGATTCAAGAAGCGTTCCGCACGATGAATTATGACAAACGTTGCGCTCTTCTTCGCAAAGCCGATAATATTTTCTCGTCTGAATGTCCTCATCTCGGCGCATATTTTGAATATTCGCAAGTCGGATACAACAAGCGCGTCACGGATTTTGGATACGCCACAGTCTATCAGGCGCTCTGTTCGCCTGTGCGCAATGTGGGGGTCGCCGAGTAA